From one Thalassobaculum sp. OXR-137 genomic stretch:
- a CDS encoding GNAT family N-acetyltransferase produces MPDFQFELTTTPAAADLATVKAGMWRYVQSRLPGLPDESEDVSAALFARTADGTVIGGVQGNVYWNGLEVEQLWIEETHRRLGLARDLMTRLEDFARRHGAVIAYLRTVDARPFYERIGYAVYGTLEDRPIGTVLYHMKKRLDRG; encoded by the coding sequence ATGCCCGATTTCCAGTTCGAGCTGACCACCACGCCTGCGGCGGCCGACCTGGCCACGGTGAAGGCCGGGATGTGGCGATATGTGCAGTCCCGGCTGCCGGGCCTGCCCGACGAGTCCGAGGACGTGTCGGCGGCGCTCTTCGCCCGGACGGCGGACGGCACGGTGATCGGCGGTGTCCAGGGCAACGTGTACTGGAACGGGCTGGAAGTCGAGCAGCTCTGGATCGAGGAGACCCACCGCCGCCTCGGCCTCGCCCGCGACCTGATGACCCGGCTGGAGGACTTCGCCCGCCGGCACGGGGCGGTGATCGCCTATCTGCGCACCGTGGACGCGCGGCCGTTCTACGAACGCATCGGCTACGCGGTCTACGGAACACTGGAGGACCGGCCGATCGGCACCGTGCTGTACCACATGAAGAAGCGGCTGGACCGGGGCTAA
- a CDS encoding sulfurtransferase — translation MAGSSAYELPDSLVSTGWLAEAMETGGVRVFDCTCFLVPDPQTTLRAESGRTSYEEAHIPGAAFLDLTGDFSDPAGRFRFTMPTPQRLAEVFGAHGIGDGTAVVLYAADSPQWATRFWWMLRVAGFDNAAVLDGGLKKWREEGRPVESGSVTLPAATLTPHPRPDLVAGRDEVLAAVGDPGVCIVNALSHAQHKGEGVHYGRAGRIAGSTNVPSSTLLDPQTNAFRPASEIEAALRAAGAMEAGRVVPYCGGGIAASVTAYWLTRLGRANVALYDASLSEWVTDESLPMEVG, via the coding sequence ATGGCCGGATCAAGCGCTTACGAGTTGCCGGACAGTCTGGTGTCGACCGGCTGGCTGGCCGAGGCAATGGAGACGGGAGGGGTGCGGGTGTTCGACTGCACCTGTTTCCTGGTGCCCGATCCGCAGACCACTCTGCGGGCCGAGAGCGGGCGGACGTCCTATGAGGAGGCGCATATCCCCGGGGCAGCGTTCCTGGACCTGACGGGCGACTTCTCTGACCCGGCGGGGCGGTTCCGCTTCACCATGCCGACGCCGCAGCGCCTGGCTGAGGTGTTCGGCGCCCATGGCATCGGCGACGGCACGGCGGTGGTGCTCTATGCCGCCGACAGCCCGCAATGGGCGACCCGGTTCTGGTGGATGCTGCGGGTTGCGGGCTTCGACAACGCCGCCGTTCTGGATGGCGGGCTGAAGAAATGGCGGGAAGAGGGTCGGCCGGTGGAGAGCGGCTCGGTGACCCTGCCGGCGGCCACCCTGACCCCGCACCCGCGCCCGGACCTGGTGGCGGGCCGCGACGAGGTGCTGGCGGCGGTCGGCGATCCCGGCGTGTGCATCGTCAACGCCCTGTCGCACGCGCAGCACAAGGGCGAGGGGGTGCATTACGGCCGGGCCGGGCGGATCGCCGGCTCGACGAACGTGCCGTCGTCGACGCTGCTCGACCCGCAGACCAACGCATTTCGACCGGCGTCCGAGATCGAGGCGGCCCTGCGTGCGGCGGGGGCGATGGAGGCGGGGCGGGTGGTGCCCTATTGCGGCGGCGGCATCGCGGCCTCGGTCACCGCCTACTGGCTGACCCGTCTGGGCCGGGCGAACGTGGCGCTGTACGACGCGTCCCTGTCCGAATGGGTGACCGACGAGAGCCTGCCGATGGAGGTGGGGTAG